From the genome of Saccopteryx bilineata isolate mSacBil1 chromosome 6, mSacBil1_pri_phased_curated, whole genome shotgun sequence, one region includes:
- the SNX21 gene encoding sorting nexin-21: MASRLLHRLRHALGGDGPAEAAAGPEAEQFPESSELEDDDAEGLSSRLSGTLSFTSAEDEDEEDDEDDEVAGPDPLPPGDGASGEDTERNPSPDGQRGGQLLARQLQDFWKKSRNTLVPQRLLFEVTSANVVKDPPSKYVLYTLAVMGPVPPDRQPAQISRRYSDFERLHRNLQRQFRGPMAAISFPRKRLRRNFTAETIARRSRAFEQFLSHLQSVPELRSAPDLQDFFVLPELQRAQSLTCTGLYREALALWANAWQLQAQLGTPSGLDRPLLTLAGLAVCHQELEDPGEARACCEKALQLLGDKSSHPLLAPFLEAHVRLSWRLGLDKRESEARLQALQEAGLTPSPPPSLKELLIKEVLD, from the exons ATGGCCTCGCGGCTCCTGCACCGGCTGCGGCACGCCCTGGGCGGCGACGGCCCCGCGGAGGCGGCGGCCGGCCCCGAAGCCGAGCAGTTCCCCGAGAGCTCGGAGCTGGAGGACGACGACGCCGAGGGCCTGTCCTCCCGCCTCAGCGGCACCCTTAGCTTCACCAGCGCCGAGGACGAGGACGAAGAGGACGATGAGGACGACGAGGTGGCCGGCCCCGACCCGCTGCCTCCCGGGGACGGGGCGTCGGGAGAAGACACAG AACGGAACCCCTCACCTGACGGGCAGCGGGGCGGTCAGCTCCTGGCACGGCAACTGCAGGACTTCTGGAAGAAGTCCCGAAACACCCTGGTGCCCCAGCGGCTGCTATTTGAGGTGACCAGCGCCAATGTGGTCAAGGACCCCCCCTCCAAGTACGTG CTCTACACCCTCGCCGTGATGGGGCCAGTGCCACCAGATCGCCAGCCAGCCCAGATCTCTCGACGCTACTCAGACTTTGAGCGGTTGCACCGAAACCTGCAGCGGCAGTTCCGGGGCCCCATGGCTGCCATCTCCTTCCCCCGTAAGCGCCTGCGCCGGAATTTTACTGCAGAGACCATTGCCCGCCGCAGCCGGGCCTTTGAGCAGTTTCTGAGCCACCTGCAGTCAGTCCCCGAGTTGCGCAGTGCCCCAGACCTACAGGACTTCTTCGTGCTGCCCGAGCTGCAGCGGGCACAGAGCCTCACCTGCACTGGCCTCTATCGGGAGGCTCTGGCGCTCTGGGCCAACGCCTGGCAGCTGCAGGCCCAGCTGGGCACCCCCTCTGGCCTAGATCGCCCTCTGCTGACCCTGGCTGGTCTGGCTGTGTGCCACCAGGAGCTGGAGGACCCTGGGGAGGCCCGGGCATGCTGTGAGAAGGCCCTGCAGCTGCTGGGGGACAAGAGCTCCCACCCTTTGTTGGCACCCTTTCTGGAGGCCCACGTCCGGCTCTCTTGGCGCCTGGGCTTGGACAAACGCGAATCAGAGGCACGGCTCCAGGCCCTGCAGGAGGCAGGCCTGACTCCCTCGCCACCCCCCAGTCTGAAAGAATTGCTCATCAAGGAGGTACTGGACTAA